A portion of the Gorilla gorilla gorilla isolate KB3781 chromosome X, NHGRI_mGorGor1-v2.1_pri, whole genome shotgun sequence genome contains these proteins:
- the LOC109024686 gene encoding uncharacterized protein, which produces MTAWHPAHKQRQSRGFSPLWRPRQSERKGRGCEHLRTYAAQGAPESCREPGWASAGNKGSPFCGTQALANLKHDSPKSAGAVPEPSAAQCPRRTSDHPDWDNVKAQPIQAHRPAHVVLGPSACALGKWLPWDCARAAS; this is translated from the coding sequence ATGACGGCCTGGCACCCAGCACACAAACAGCGACAGTCCCGAGGGTTCAGCCCACTCTGGCGACCTCGACAGTCGGAGAGGAAGGGGCGGGGGTGCGAGCACCTTCGGACCTACGCCGCCCAGGGCGCACCGGAAAGCTGCCGCGAGCCGGGGTGGGCTTCCGCTGGGAACAAGGGCTCGCCTTTTTGCGGGACACAGGCTCTGGCAAACCTGAAGCATGACTCACCGAAAAGCGCAGGCGCAGTTCCGGAGCCTTCAGCCGCCCAGTGCCCACGGAGAACTTCCGATCACCCGGACTGGGACAACGTCAAGGCTCAGCCAATCCAAGCCCACAGGCCGGCGCACGTGGTCCTGGGACCCAGCGCATGCGCGCTAGGGAAATGGCTGCCGTGGGACTGCGCTCGCGCGGCTTCCTAG